One region of Limnospira fusiformis SAG 85.79 genomic DNA includes:
- a CDS encoding reverse transcriptase N-terminal domain-containing protein — protein sequence MAQASLKKGFGKPKPIKTTKNAWKAIPWAKVQRKVFKLQKRIFQAAKSGQDAKARRLQRLLVKSYYARLLAVRL from the coding sequence ATGGCGCAAGCGAGTTTAAAGAAAGGCTTTGGTAAACCCAAACCAATCAAGACTACGAAAAACGCATGGAAAGCAATTCCATGGGCGAAAGTCCAGCGAAAAGTTTTCAAACTCCAAAAGAGGATATTTCAAGCAGCTAAATCGGGACAGGACGCAAAGGCACGAAGGTTGCAACGTCTATTGGTGAAATCATATTATGCCCGACTCTTAGCAGTGCGACTGTAG
- a CDS encoding reverse transcriptase domain-containing protein: protein MLPNSQLNKPALQDNQGKKTAGVDGMRAISPRQRFELVENIKGNLKAKALRRVWIPKPGRDEKRSLGIPTIQDRARQALVKSALEPEWESRFEDTSYGFRPGRSAQDAIGRIYSAIKIGQYSKYRTKVVEPGETALKTKAD from the coding sequence ATGCTTCCCAACAGTCAGCTTAATAAACCCGCCCTCCAAGATAATCAAGGCAAGAAAACAGCCGGCGTTGACGGAATGAGAGCAATCTCCCCAAGACAAAGGTTTGAACTCGTCGAGAACATCAAGGGAAACCTCAAAGCAAAAGCACTTAGGAGAGTATGGATACCAAAACCTGGAAGGGATGAAAAACGCTCACTAGGTATTCCTACAATCCAAGATAGAGCAAGGCAAGCCTTGGTTAAATCGGCTCTCGAACCCGAATGGGAATCAAGATTTGAAGACACTAGCTACGGGTTCCGTCCTGGACGGTCCGCACAAGATGCAATTGGTAGAATATACTCTGCCATAAAAATAGGACAATACTCTAAGTACAGGACAAAAGTTGTAGAGCCTGGTGAAACCGCCCTGAAAACAAAGGCAGATTAG
- a CDS encoding ferric reductase-like transmembrane domain-containing protein — MALIFYTLSLLPTILRVVFPQTKQTSIPKFLLKHRRTIGILAFIVAFGHGYILVKKRDIDFSDLKTFWVYIQGVVTFIIFTLLAITSNDWSVKRLKKNWKRLHELTYLAMFMLTWHVFDKMAGQWTYLTPFGAIMITGITLLFLVRRWKEWQVQQQKKAKSATAD, encoded by the coding sequence TTGGCTTTAATTTTTTATACCCTGAGTTTACTTCCGACAATTCTCAGAGTAGTATTTCCCCAAACGAAACAAACGAGTATCCCTAAATTTCTGCTCAAGCATCGTCGCACGATTGGGATTTTGGCTTTTATTGTGGCGTTTGGGCATGGATATATTCTGGTCAAAAAAAGAGATATTGACTTTTCGGACCTAAAGACTTTCTGGGTTTATATCCAAGGGGTTGTTACTTTCATCATTTTTACCCTCCTGGCAATTACTTCCAATGATTGGAGCGTGAAAAGACTTAAGAAAAATTGGAAGCGCTTGCATGAGCTAACTTACTTGGCTATGTTCATGTTGACTTGGCACGTTTTCGATAAAATGGCTGGCCAGTGGACCTATCTAACTCCATTTGGGGCCATCATGATTACGGGTATTACCCTGTTATTTTTGGTTCGTCGTTGGAAAGAATGGCAGGTGCAACAGCAGAAGAAAGCAAAATCTGCCACGGCTGATTGA
- a CDS encoding IS630 family transposase (programmed frameshift): protein MPAPYSYDLRQKVINAIELDGIPKTEASQVFHVSRNTINLWLQRKEHTGDFLPKPNRPPGHSHQITDWHKFQAFAQEHGDQTSAQMAELWDDDISPRTISRALKKIGFTKKKTYGYQERWKQQREAFIAQIQHMEPEELVYLDEAGINSQDSDYPYGYCEEGQRFHALKSGKRQGRVSYMAAWCHQQLLAPFSFEGCCNRTVFELWLEFILIPTLKPGQTLVLDNATFHQGGRIAELAEAAQCRLLYLPPYSPDLNKIEKCWSWLKARIRHCIEQFDSLHDAMDSVLKAAS from the exons ATGCCAGCCCCCTACAGTTACGACCTTAGACAAAAAGTTATTAATGCAATTGAACTAGACGGTATACCCAAAACCGAAGCCAGTCAAGTTTTCCATGTCAGCAGGAACACCATCAATCTCTGGCTGCAAAGAAAAGAACACACCGGCGACTTCCTCCCTAAACCTAATCGCCCACCTGGTCATAGCCACCAAATTACCGACTGGCACAAATTCCAGGCTTTTGCCCAAGAGCATGGCGATCAAACCTCCGCTCAGATGGCTGAACTTTGGGATGACGACATCTCTCCTCGCACCATATCCAGAGCCTTGAAGAAAATTGGCTTCACCA AGAAAAAAACTTACGGCTACCAAGAACGTTGGAAGCAACAGCGAGAGGCGTTTATTGCTCAGATTCAACATATGGAGCCGGAAGAGTTGGTTTACCTCGATGAAGCTGGCATCAATAGTCAAGACTCGGATTATCCTTATGGTTACTGTGAGGAAGGACAACGCTTCCATGCCCTCAAATCCGGGAAGAGGCAGGGCAGGGTGAGCTATATGGCCGCATGGTGTCATCAACAACTCTTAGCCCCCTTTAGCTTTGAGGGTTGTTGTAATCGGACAGTGTTTGAGTTGTGGTTGGAGTTCATCTTAATTCCAACATTGAAGCCTGGTCAAACTCTAGTACTGGACAATGCAACGTTTCATCAAGGGGGGCGGATTGCTGAACTGGCGGAGGCGGCTCAATGCCGTTTACTCTATCTTCCGCCTTATTCGCCAGACCTCAACAAGATAGAGAAATGTTGGTCGTGGTTGAAAGCCCGCATTCGCCATTGTATTGAGCAGTTTGATTCTCTCCATGATGCCATGGATTCTGTTCTCAAGGCTGCGTCCTAA
- a CDS encoding serine/threonine-protein kinase — protein sequence MTKRQLNLLPSTCFHYTKIQLKSHSPKNIIPQIMQVGQLLGGRYQIESSLGKGGFGETYLARDIHLPDYPHRIVKQLKPSSTQPRVLKVAQDWFDREAKTLYKLGEHSQIPQLFALFQENQEFYLVQEYIEGHDLTDEICPQNGIPLKEPQVTQLLREILEVLKVVHQQGIIHRDLKPSNIRRSTRDGKIVLIDFGTVKDIGGETTVAQGNFTLPIGTRGYTPHEQWKGRPNFASDIYAVGMVAIQGLTGLPPDKLRINPNTLEVIWADQVSVSPQLAEVLNKMVAFDCRKRYQNATEALAALSGKKQSNAISGAISSLNSLSVWVIYVSVLVTVISGLLLGMVVHDFLNPSRPNLPPSDIPHGTW from the coding sequence TTGACTAAGAGGCAATTAAACCTTCTACCCTCTACCTGCTTTCATTATACCAAAATTCAATTAAAATCCCATTCCCCCAAAAACATTATCCCCCAAATTATGCAAGTCGGACAACTGCTTGGCGGACGCTACCAGATCGAATCTTCGTTGGGTAAAGGTGGCTTTGGCGAAACTTACTTGGCGCGGGATATTCATCTCCCTGATTATCCTCACCGGATTGTTAAACAACTCAAACCCTCATCGACTCAGCCCCGGGTGTTGAAAGTAGCCCAGGATTGGTTCGACAGAGAAGCCAAAACCCTCTATAAACTGGGGGAACACTCCCAAATCCCCCAACTTTTTGCCCTTTTTCAGGAAAATCAAGAGTTTTATCTGGTCCAAGAATATATTGAGGGTCATGATTTGACGGATGAAATCTGCCCCCAAAATGGCATTCCACTCAAGGAACCCCAGGTAACTCAACTGTTGCGAGAAATTTTAGAAGTCCTGAAAGTTGTTCACCAACAAGGTATAATTCACCGCGATCTTAAACCCTCCAATATCCGGCGCAGCACTAGGGATGGAAAAATAGTGCTGATCGACTTTGGGACGGTCAAAGACATTGGTGGAGAAACTACGGTCGCCCAAGGAAATTTTACCCTACCTATTGGTACTCGCGGATATACACCCCACGAACAATGGAAAGGCCGTCCTAATTTTGCCAGCGATATTTATGCAGTGGGAATGGTGGCAATTCAAGGGTTAACAGGATTGCCTCCCGATAAGTTACGGATAAACCCTAACACGCTAGAAGTAATTTGGGCTGATCAAGTTTCTGTCAGCCCCCAATTGGCTGAGGTTTTAAATAAAATGGTGGCTTTTGATTGTCGCAAGCGTTACCAAAATGCCACAGAGGCTTTAGCGGCTTTATCAGGTAAAAAACAATCGAACGCTATCTCTGGTGCTATCAGCAGCCTAAATTCTCTGTCTGTGTGGGTGATTTATGTCTCGGTGTTGGTGACGGTCATCAGTGGTCTACTGCTGGGGATGGTTGTCCACGATTTTCTGAACCCTTCTCGACCGAATCTCCCACCATCGGACATCCCACATGGAACATGGTAA
- a CDS encoding WD40 repeat domain-containing protein, translating into MILKLTGWKYAAGLGLTTLTAIVGLTVLKTGTQLLVSSPDMSSLSYPSLTLNGHSAWVYAAAIAPDGKVLASGSYDGTIKIWDLESGSLRQTIAAHASAVASLAIAPDGKHLISGSVDNRVRLWDLDTGKLIRTFNGHRDDVKVVAIAPDGKTIASGSADKTIRLWNLQGETLATLQDVDWVRALAFTPDSQYLLSGCEDGTIGIWQLQDGKKSLTIQAHSGVVRAIAVSPDGQLFASGSDDRTITLWNASNRSILNTLTGHSHRVQSLAWSPDGSTLVSGSHDRTVRLWNVAEGKVFDTLQAHAKSVQAVVFSPDGRQFVSASSDQTIKLWPIDPKSPTDPKPAIASESPNIFTEITQSTELEQLNQILYERIDGDWQSVEFAESLAYQVTVNREGAITSYQPLHQKAADFVTKTPLPNLRTEQNQADFAYFHLVLHPSGAIEVSPWRGWDK; encoded by the coding sequence ATGATTTTAAAACTGACAGGTTGGAAATATGCCGCGGGATTGGGATTGACAACTCTTACCGCAATTGTGGGACTCACTGTGTTAAAAACTGGCACGCAACTGCTGGTTTCCAGTCCGGATATGTCTTCTCTCTCGTATCCTAGCCTCACCTTGAACGGACATTCGGCATGGGTTTACGCAGCGGCAATCGCACCCGATGGCAAAGTTTTAGCCAGTGGCAGTTATGACGGTACGATTAAGATTTGGGATTTAGAAAGCGGGAGTCTGCGCCAGACTATTGCAGCCCATGCCAGTGCCGTGGCATCTTTAGCCATCGCACCGGATGGCAAGCATCTCATCAGCGGCAGTGTGGATAACCGGGTAAGGCTGTGGGACTTGGATACGGGCAAGCTGATTCGCACATTTAATGGTCACAGAGATGACGTTAAGGTAGTGGCGATCGCACCGGACGGCAAAACAATTGCCAGTGGCAGTGCCGATAAAACCATTAGACTCTGGAATCTGCAAGGCGAAACCCTTGCCACCTTGCAGGATGTGGACTGGGTAAGAGCGCTGGCCTTCACTCCCGACAGCCAATATCTGCTCAGTGGTTGTGAGGATGGGACAATCGGCATCTGGCAGCTTCAGGATGGCAAAAAGTCTCTGACCATCCAAGCTCATTCGGGGGTAGTCCGAGCGATTGCCGTCAGCCCCGATGGTCAACTCTTCGCCAGTGGCAGCGACGATCGCACCATTACACTATGGAATGCTAGTAACCGGAGCATCTTGAATACTCTGACGGGACATTCTCATAGGGTGCAATCCCTGGCATGGAGTCCTGATGGCAGTACCTTAGTTAGTGGGAGTCATGACCGCACGGTGAGGCTGTGGAATGTCGCTGAGGGTAAGGTGTTCGATACCTTACAAGCTCATGCTAAATCTGTGCAAGCGGTGGTTTTTAGTCCCGATGGTCGCCAGTTTGTCAGTGCCAGTAGTGACCAAACCATCAAATTGTGGCCGATAGATCCCAAGTCCCCCACTGACCCGAAACCGGCAATCGCCTCAGAATCGCCAAACATTTTTACAGAGATTACCCAGAGCACGGAATTAGAGCAGCTCAATCAAATCTTGTATGAGCGCATTGATGGCGATTGGCAATCGGTAGAATTTGCTGAAAGTTTAGCTTATCAGGTCACGGTCAATCGAGAGGGTGCGATTACCAGCTACCAACCCCTGCATCAAAAGGCTGCCGATTTCGTGACCAAGACCCCTTTGCCGAATTTACGCACGGAACAAAATCAAGCAGATTTTGCCTATTTCCATCTGGTCTTGCATCCTTCAGGGGCGATTGAAGTTAGTCCCTGGCGCGGATGGGACAAGTGA
- a CDS encoding IS630-like element ISAtsp1 family transposase (programmed frameshift) has translation MPTPYSYDLRQKVIDAIELDGMPKTEASQVFHVSRNTINLWLQRKAQTGDFLPKPHHRPGNNHKITDWEKFKAFAQEHGDKTAAQMAELWDDDISPRTISRALKKIGFTRKKTYGYQERDEQQREEFMAQIEQMEPEEVVYLDEAGMNSQDSDYPYGYCEEGKRFHALKSGKRQGRVSMIAAWCHQQLLAPFSFEGCCHRTVFELWLEFILIPTLKPGQTLVLDNATFHKGGRIAELVEAAQCRLLYLPPYSPDLNKIEKCWSWLKARIRHAREQFDSLHDAMDSVLKAAS, from the exons ATGCCAACCCCCTATAGTTACGACCTCAGACAAAAAGTTATTGATGCCATTGAACTAGACGGTATGCCCAAAACAGAAGCCAGTCAAGTTTTCCATGTCAGCCGGAACACCATTAATCTCTGGCTGCAAAGAAAAGCACAGACCGGAGACTTCCTCCCTAAACCTCATCACCGACCTGGCAATAACCACAAAATTACCGACTGGGAAAAATTCAAGGCTTTTGCCCAAGAGCATGGCGACAAAACAGCAGCTCAAATGGCTGAACTTTGGGATGACGACATCTCTCCTCGCACCATATCCAGAGCCTTGAAGAAAATTGGCTTCACCAGAAAAAAAACTTACGGCTACCAAGAACGTGATGAGCAACAGCGAGAGGAGTTTATGGCTCAGATTGAACAGATGGAGCCGGAAGAAGTGGTCTACCTCGATGAAGCCGGCATGAATAGTCAGGACTCGGATTACCCTTATGGTTACTGCGAGGAAGGAAAACGCTTCCATGCACTCAAATCAGGGAAGAGGCAGGGCAGGGTAAGTATGATAGCCGCATGGTGTCATCAACAACTCTTAGCTCCCTTTAGCTTTGAGGGTTGTTGTCATCGGACAGTGTTTGAGTTGTGGTTGGAGTTCATCTTAATTCCAACATTGAAGCCAGGTCAGACTCTAGTATTGGACAATGCAACGTTTCATAAAGGGGGACGGATTGCTGAACTGGTGGAGGCAGCTCAATGCCGTTTACTCTATCTTCCGCCTTATTCGCCAGACCTCAACAAGATAGAGAAATGTTGGTCGTGGCTGAAAGCCCGTATTCGCCAC GCACGTGAGCAGTTTGATTCTCTCCATGATGCCATGGATTCCGTTCTCAAAGCTGCGTCCTAA
- a CDS encoding COP23 domain-containing protein, with protein sequence MIKLQYFVLMLVLAVLAGFGVGAIFNPGSSTTAADPTTNPAIDEQTTFKCVDGSSGWSTVAERGNAVSKTPMITWNSEEFGDNWTPQERCHQVSERLTRAVTNHGGQLLGLDLTHGRVNQLTVICVVNSRQQTCRENNLLFTLSQKNAPTPRTTIARIIDFSQGQDVSPIDESGYPQYFTLKSWVDRHLPHSSGF encoded by the coding sequence ATGATCAAACTTCAATACTTCGTGCTAATGCTAGTCCTTGCCGTTTTGGCTGGGTTTGGTGTCGGGGCTATTTTTAATCCTGGGTCTTCCACTACTGCTGCTGATCCTACAACCAATCCGGCGATCGATGAACAAACCACATTCAAATGCGTTGACGGAAGCAGCGGTTGGTCAACCGTAGCCGAGAGAGGGAATGCCGTTTCTAAAACGCCCATGATTACTTGGAATAGTGAAGAATTTGGGGATAACTGGACTCCCCAAGAGCGCTGTCACCAAGTTTCTGAGCGACTAACCCGGGCGGTGACCAATCATGGGGGGCAGTTATTGGGATTAGACTTAACCCATGGCAGAGTGAACCAGCTAACCGTGATTTGCGTAGTCAATTCCCGGCAGCAGACCTGCAGGGAGAATAATCTGCTGTTTACTCTCAGCCAGAAAAATGCCCCCACCCCCAGAACTACAATAGCAAGGATAATCGACTTTAGCCAGGGGCAGGATGTGTCGCCCATAGATGAGTCCGGTTATCCCCAGTATTTTACCCTGAAAAGTTGGGTAGATCGGCATTTACCCCATAGCAGTGGGTTTTAG
- a CDS encoding Uma2 family endonuclease, with product MVTTPQPTQPTKVIYPDSDGNPMAENTRQFRWIVVIKENLEILFDDDPNVFIAGDLLWYPMEGNNKLRQAPDAMVVFGRPKGDRGSYKQWEEGNIPPQVVFEILSPGNRLKEMVKKQQFYDRYGVEEYYIFDPDRFDFHGWIRNQTGSLELIEQAENWTSPRLGIRFELIEEQFTIYRPDGQRFLTPTELAKIAEQQRLEAEQQRQEAQQQRLEAEQQRQEAEQQRQRAELAETRLRELEARLQQLEGDRSL from the coding sequence ATGGTAACTACCCCTCAACCCACACAACCCACAAAGGTCATCTACCCTGATTCTGATGGAAATCCCATGGCTGAAAATACCCGCCAGTTTCGCTGGATTGTAGTCATTAAAGAGAATTTGGAGATTCTGTTTGATGATGATCCGAATGTCTTTATAGCGGGAGATTTGCTCTGGTATCCCATGGAAGGCAATAATAAACTGCGACAAGCACCTGATGCAATGGTGGTGTTCGGGCGACCAAAAGGCGATCGCGGTTCCTATAAACAATGGGAAGAAGGGAATATCCCTCCCCAAGTGGTGTTTGAAATTCTCTCCCCAGGAAATCGTCTCAAGGAGATGGTGAAGAAACAGCAGTTTTACGATCGCTATGGGGTGGAAGAATATTATATCTTCGACCCAGACCGTTTTGATTTTCATGGGTGGATACGCAATCAAACCGGTTCCCTGGAACTGATTGAGCAGGCGGAAAACTGGACGAGTCCCCGGTTAGGGATTCGCTTTGAACTGATTGAGGAGCAGTTCACCATCTATCGTCCTGATGGTCAGCGATTTCTCACCCCCACAGAGTTAGCCAAAATCGCCGAACAGCAGCGCTTGGAAGCTGAACAGCAGCGTCAGGAAGCCCAACAGCAGCGCTTGGAGGCTGAACAACAGCGTCAGGAAGCCGAACAACAGCGTCAGCGGGCGGAGTTAGCGGAAACGCGGCTGCGGGAATTGGAGGCTCGCTTACAGCAACTGGAAGGCGATCGCTCTTTGTAG
- a CDS encoding trypsin-like peptidase domain-containing protein, producing MPKLSQKSGLLVVAVLAVALGVGGCGRLSSENVAKKAQEVTVMVDGCAAGSGMIYRRQGNTYYVLTAHHVVRNAQDTCLIITPDGIRHEANREVTVPLADVDLAVLTFTSENDYKLARWGNSDRVAVGQTVYVAGAPVATQAVPRRTVIISDGKIIGKVSQPNEGYSLIYNNNTRPGMSSEPVFNDRGRVIGVHGRGDKTGRNLAIPIATFLERPQSAIAQGGQIVESPPQIQEAANLRGDFTLPALQQQGMIKRLGQGGVRQVIPLNQELMVVIAGGGASLFNLATGEAVWEIDCPALGGAVSADGQLLALRSNKDIYLWDLSTGQLLRQLTGHTRDVRSVSFSPDGQTLASGSGDNTVRLWDVATGRELRQLTGHTDWVWSVSFSPDGQTLASGSGDNTVRLWDVATGRELRQLTGHTESVWSVRLSPDGQTLASGSWDKTVRLWDVATGRELRQLTGHTSTVWSVSFSPDGQTLASGSSDNTVRLWDVATGRELRQLTGHTDWVWSVSFSPDGQTLASGSGDNTVRLWDVATGRELRQLTGHTSWVESVSFSPDGQTLASGSHDNTVRLWDVATGRELRQLTGHTDWVLSVRFSPDGQTLASGSYDNTVRLWDVATGRPLRQLTGHTDWVLSVRFSPDGQTLASGSDDNTVRLWDVPTGRELRQLTGHTNSVNSVRFSPDGQTLASGSWDNTVRLWDVATGRELRQLTGDTNWVRSVSFSPDGQTLASGSYDNIVRLWDVATGRELRQLTGHTSSVNSVSFSSDGQTLASGSWDNTVRLWDVATGRELRQLTGHTSTVYSVSFSPDGQTLASGSDDGVVRLWRVGF from the coding sequence ATGCCCAAATTATCGCAGAAATCCGGTTTGTTGGTGGTGGCAGTGCTGGCGGTGGCTCTGGGTGTGGGGGGCTGTGGTCGGCTGTCGTCCGAGAATGTGGCGAAAAAAGCCCAGGAAGTCACGGTGATGGTCGATGGCTGTGCGGCGGGTTCGGGAATGATTTATCGCCGTCAGGGCAATACTTATTATGTGCTGACCGCTCATCATGTGGTCAGGAATGCTCAGGATACTTGTTTGATTATCACTCCTGACGGTATCCGCCATGAGGCTAATCGGGAAGTGACTGTCCCCCTGGCTGATGTGGATTTGGCGGTGTTGACTTTTACCAGCGAGAATGACTACAAGCTGGCGAGGTGGGGAAACTCTGACCGGGTGGCGGTAGGGCAAACGGTCTATGTAGCAGGCGCTCCGGTGGCTACTCAGGCGGTGCCTCGACGCACGGTGATTATCTCGGATGGGAAAATTATCGGGAAAGTCTCTCAGCCGAATGAGGGTTATAGCTTGATTTACAACAATAACACTCGACCAGGTATGAGCAGCGAGCCGGTATTCAATGACCGAGGACGAGTGATTGGGGTTCATGGTAGAGGCGACAAAACTGGGCGGAATTTGGCGATTCCCATTGCCACATTTTTGGAGAGACCTCAATCTGCGATCGCACAAGGGGGGCAGATTGTTGAAAGTCCTCCTCAAATACAGGAGGCAGCAAACCTGCGCGGCGATTTCACCCTCCCCGCATTACAACAACAAGGAATGATCAAGCGACTGGGACAGGGAGGAGTAAGACAAGTAATTCCCCTCAACCAGGAGTTAATGGTGGTCATTGCAGGTGGTGGGGCAAGTTTATTTAATCTCGCCACTGGGGAAGCGGTCTGGGAAATTGATTGTCCGGCTTTGGGTGGGGCGGTCAGTGCAGATGGGCAGTTATTGGCATTGCGTAGCAACAAAGATATTTATCTATGGGATTTAAGCACTGGGCAGTTGTTGCGCCAACTCACCGGACATACAAGGGATGTGAGAAGCGTCAGCTTCAGTCCAGATGGTCAAACCCTGGCTTCTGGGAGTGGGGATAACACAGTGCGACTGTGGGATGTGGCTACCGGACGGGAACTGCGCCAACTCACCGGACATACAGACTGGGTGTGGAGCGTCAGCTTCAGTCCAGATGGTCAAACCCTGGCTTCTGGGAGTGGGGATAACACAGTGCGACTGTGGGATGTGGCTACCGGACGGGAACTGCGCCAACTCACCGGACATACAGAGAGTGTGTGGAGCGTCAGGTTGAGTCCAGATGGTCAAACCCTGGCTTCTGGGAGTTGGGATAAAACAGTTCGACTGTGGGATGTGGCTACCGGACGGGAACTGCGCCAACTCACCGGACATACAAGCACTGTGTGGAGCGTCAGCTTCAGTCCTGATGGTCAAACCCTCGCTTCTGGGAGTTCGGATAACACAGTGCGACTGTGGGATGTGGCTACCGGACGGGAACTGCGCCAACTCACCGGACATACAGACTGGGTGTGGAGCGTCAGCTTCAGTCCAGATGGTCAAACCCTGGCTTCTGGGAGTGGGGATAACACAGTGCGACTGTGGGATGTGGCTACCGGACGGGAACTGCGCCAACTCACCGGACATACAAGCTGGGTGGAAAGCGTCAGCTTCAGTCCAGATGGTCAAACCCTCGCTTCTGGGAGTCATGATAACACAGTGCGACTGTGGGATGTGGCTACCGGACGGGAACTGCGCCAACTCACCGGACATACAGACTGGGTGTTAAGCGTCAGGTTCAGTCCAGATGGTCAAACCCTGGCTTCTGGGAGTTATGATAACACAGTGCGACTGTGGGATGTGGCTACCGGACGGCCACTGCGCCAACTCACCGGACATACAGACTGGGTGTTAAGCGTCAGGTTCAGTCCCGATGGTCAAACCTTGGCTTCTGGGAGTGATGATAACACAGTGCGACTGTGGGATGTGCCTACCGGACGGGAACTGCGCCAACTCACCGGACATACAAACAGTGTGAATAGCGTCAGGTTCAGTCCAGATGGTCAAACCCTGGCTTCTGGGAGTTGGGATAACACAGTGCGACTGTGGGATGTGGCTACCGGACGGGAACTGCGCCAACTCACCGGAGATACAAACTGGGTGAGAAGCGTCAGCTTCAGTCCAGATGGTCAAACCCTGGCTTCTGGGAGTTATGATAACATCGTGCGACTGTGGGATGTGGCTACCGGACGGGAACTGCGCCAACTCACCGGACATACAAGCAGTGTGAATAGCGTCAGCTTCAGTTCAGATGGTCAAACCCTGGCTTCTGGGAGTTGGGATAACACAGTGCGACTGTGGGATGTGGCTACCGGACGGGAACTGCGCCAACTCACCGGACATACAAGCACTGTGTATAGCGTCAGCTTCAGTCCTGATGGTCAAACCCTGGCTTCTGGGAGTGATGATGGGGTGGTGCGGTTGTGGAGGGTAGGGTTTTAG